A genome region from Natronosalvus rutilus includes the following:
- a CDS encoding TrmB family transcriptional regulator, whose protein sequence is MTQEERISEAISLLQELGLKEYEARCFLALTQLSTGTAKEIHEISEVPRTRVYDAIGVLESQGLVEVQHASPQRFRAVGIAEATRTLRRKYDARIESLETSLQTIERRKLEEDDTQLQEVWSLMGNEAIESRTLDLIDGAESEIALLVVDEELLSKTLFERIEAARERDLSILLGGQTESITAQLGTGLPNVRTFETGLDWLTGPAVAHEVAISRILLVDRETLLIGSYYPDADDGKTKEQAVFARGLENGIVVLLRRLVSAGLPPSNDPGNA, encoded by the coding sequence ATGACACAGGAAGAACGCATCTCAGAGGCGATTAGTCTGCTGCAGGAACTCGGACTCAAGGAGTACGAAGCGCGCTGTTTTCTGGCGCTCACACAACTGTCCACCGGCACGGCGAAGGAGATCCACGAAATCTCCGAGGTGCCTCGGACGCGAGTGTACGATGCAATCGGTGTACTCGAGTCACAGGGACTGGTCGAAGTACAGCACGCGAGCCCACAGCGGTTTCGAGCCGTGGGAATCGCCGAGGCGACGCGGACGCTCCGCCGGAAGTACGACGCCCGTATCGAATCGCTCGAAACGTCTCTCCAGACTATCGAACGCCGAAAACTCGAGGAGGACGACACCCAGCTCCAGGAAGTGTGGTCGCTGATGGGAAACGAAGCGATCGAGTCGCGGACGCTCGACCTCATCGACGGTGCGGAATCAGAAATCGCGCTGCTCGTCGTCGACGAGGAACTGCTGTCGAAAACGCTGTTCGAGCGCATCGAGGCGGCCCGAGAACGAGACCTCTCGATTCTTCTCGGCGGGCAAACGGAGTCGATCACCGCGCAACTCGGGACGGGACTCCCCAACGTCCGCACGTTCGAGACCGGCCTGGACTGGCTCACCGGACCGGCGGTCGCCCACGAGGTTGCGATCAGCCGGATCCTGCTCGTCGACCGCGAGACGTTGCTGATCGGATCGTACTATCCAGACGCCGACGACGGGAAGACGAAAGAGCAGGCGGTGTTCGCGCGCGGTCTCGAGAACGGAATCGTGGTGCTGTTGCGTCGACTGGTGTCGGCGGGATTGCCCCCTTCGAACGACCCGGGAAACGCGTAG
- a CDS encoding thiolase family protein codes for MTQTPVIVQAVRTPQGKDGGVFADIRSEDLSIPLIDEMLAETGISGEDVDDLMWGCAQQREEQDNNIARVIALLSDLGESVPATTINRWCASSMQAIISASDAIRAGQRECIIAGGVENMSKVSMGDSYATLHPQLATEYNVGELQMGMTAEKVAERYDVDRETQDEYALQSHQRAHAATEEGRFEDQIVPIETEDGTVTEDEGIRPDTDLETLAGLPTVFKGNGTVTPGNASQISDGAAGVMVTSEAFAEEHDLEIMATVGSNNVAGVDPTVMGIGPVPATRGLLERTGRDIEDYDLVELNEAFASQTVYSRDELGIDNEKFNVNGGAIAIGHPLGASGARLPVALIHALLEHGGGRGLATLCVGFGQGAAIELEVE; via the coding sequence ATGACACAGACGCCAGTGATCGTCCAGGCTGTCCGGACCCCCCAAGGGAAAGACGGCGGCGTGTTCGCCGACATTCGCAGCGAGGATCTCTCCATTCCGCTGATCGACGAGATGCTCGCCGAGACCGGCATCTCGGGCGAGGACGTCGACGATCTGATGTGGGGCTGTGCCCAGCAGCGCGAGGAGCAGGACAACAACATCGCCCGCGTCATCGCGTTGCTCTCGGATCTGGGCGAGTCCGTGCCGGCGACGACGATCAACCGTTGGTGTGCCTCCTCGATGCAGGCCATCATCTCCGCCTCCGACGCCATCCGCGCCGGCCAGCGCGAGTGCATCATCGCCGGCGGCGTCGAGAACATGTCGAAGGTGTCGATGGGCGACAGCTACGCGACGCTCCACCCCCAGCTCGCGACCGAGTACAACGTCGGCGAACTCCAGATGGGAATGACCGCCGAGAAGGTCGCCGAGCGCTACGACGTCGACCGCGAGACCCAGGACGAGTACGCGCTCCAGAGCCACCAGCGTGCCCATGCCGCGACCGAGGAGGGGCGCTTCGAGGATCAGATCGTCCCCATCGAAACCGAGGACGGCACCGTCACCGAAGACGAGGGCATCCGCCCCGACACCGACCTCGAGACCCTGGCGGGCCTCCCGACGGTCTTCAAGGGCAACGGAACCGTGACGCCCGGAAACGCCTCCCAGATCTCCGACGGAGCGGCGGGTGTGATGGTCACGAGCGAGGCCTTCGCCGAGGAACACGACCTCGAGATCATGGCGACGGTCGGTTCGAACAACGTCGCCGGCGTCGACCCCACCGTAATGGGCATCGGCCCGGTCCCCGCTACCCGGGGGCTGCTCGAGCGCACCGGTCGGGACATCGAGGACTACGACCTGGTGGAACTCAACGAGGCGTTCGCGAGCCAGACCGTCTACAGCCGGGACGAACTCGGCATCGACAACGAGAAGTTCAACGTCAACGGCGGCGCCATCGCGATCGGCCACCCGCTCGGCGCCTCGGGCGCCCGACTGCCCGTCGCGCTGATTCACGCGTTGCTCGAGCACGGTGGCGGCCGCGGGTTGGCGACGCTCTGCGTTGGATTTGGTCAAGGAGCGGCGATCGAACTCGAGGTCGAGTAG
- a CDS encoding SipW-dependent-type signal peptide-containing protein yields MTEGYDLSRRKVLTGLGTIGVAGAVAGMGTTAYFSDEESFEDNSINAGTFSMDVELLDLEGAVDQDGMGPDEDDWYSESEGDNAMVGASLNISDLKPGDSYKFCWCIRVHDNPGVVRAFIPWESIDSKTGYEAGNVRAADIYDIDEDDDFENLLGSEDITVSKNLHVCEGRELGEPFFEEDITYEPDDSGEYDHDGGLGNWVSSLSNGEYSSQDGVPIGSHNGVGHRTDGNLDEGEADYVLIGPTGQGADYEAVAYCIEITVSEEAGNELQGAELSFDLQFLAEQARHNDHPFSDMATRPTGDGIDDWDDLPR; encoded by the coding sequence ATGACCGAAGGATACGATCTCTCACGACGGAAGGTGCTGACCGGCCTCGGAACGATCGGGGTCGCCGGTGCTGTCGCCGGAATGGGAACGACTGCGTACTTTAGCGACGAGGAATCGTTCGAAGACAACTCGATCAACGCAGGGACATTCTCGATGGACGTCGAGCTCCTCGACCTCGAGGGGGCCGTCGATCAGGACGGAATGGGTCCCGACGAGGACGACTGGTACTCCGAATCGGAGGGGGACAACGCGATGGTCGGAGCCTCTCTCAACATTAGCGACCTGAAGCCCGGTGACTCCTACAAATTCTGCTGGTGTATCAGAGTTCACGACAACCCTGGCGTCGTTCGGGCGTTCATCCCGTGGGAGTCCATCGATTCAAAGACGGGTTATGAGGCAGGTAACGTCCGCGCTGCGGATATTTACGACATCGACGAGGATGACGACTTCGAGAACCTGCTCGGCTCGGAAGACATCACGGTTTCAAAGAACCTCCACGTGTGCGAGGGAAGGGAACTGGGTGAGCCGTTCTTCGAGGAGGATATCACGTACGAACCAGACGACAGCGGCGAATACGATCACGACGGCGGTCTCGGAAACTGGGTTAGCAGCCTTTCGAACGGCGAGTACTCGAGCCAGGATGGTGTTCCCATCGGTTCACACAACGGTGTCGGTCACCGGACTGATGGGAACCTCGATGAGGGCGAAGCCGATTACGTTCTGATCGGCCCCACCGGTCAGGGTGCCGACTACGAGGCGGTGGCCTACTGCATCGAAATCACGGTAAGCGAGGAGGCTGGCAACGAACTCCAGGGAGCCGAGCTATCGTTCGACCTGCAGTTCCTCGCCGAGCAGGCCCGCCACAACGATCACCCGTTCTCCGACATGGCCACGAGGCCGACGGGAGATGGGATCGACGATTGGGACGACCTCCCGAGATAG
- a CDS encoding DUF7344 domain-containing protein: protein MLATNQKKSRIDPKEIHDILRNSRRRHVIRHLEARLTPVTLRELSERIAELETGESPAPRNVRESVYNSLHQTHLPKLDALGVIEYDDDRKTVELRDSARQVDLYMEVVMRHGISWAGYYRTLGVLALVTVVATSAGVPFLSTVPTVLTASAFLVVFAISTAYQLWTRRWFYLHSLVANVSPEKTGIGNRRS, encoded by the coding sequence ATGCTCGCGACAAACCAAAAGAAGAGCCGAATCGATCCGAAGGAAATCCACGATATCCTTCGCAACAGTCGACGCCGACACGTCATCAGACACCTCGAGGCGCGGCTCACGCCAGTAACACTCCGAGAGCTTTCGGAGCGAATCGCTGAACTTGAAACCGGCGAATCGCCGGCGCCGCGCAACGTTCGCGAGAGCGTCTACAATTCGCTTCACCAGACGCACCTGCCCAAGTTAGACGCCTTGGGGGTCATCGAGTACGACGACGACCGAAAGACGGTCGAACTTCGCGACTCGGCTCGGCAGGTCGACCTGTACATGGAAGTCGTGATGCGTCACGGCATCTCCTGGGCCGGCTACTACCGAACGCTCGGGGTACTCGCGCTCGTGACGGTCGTCGCTACCAGCGCCGGGGTTCCATTTCTCTCGACGGTGCCGACCGTCCTCACGGCTAGCGCGTTCCTCGTCGTCTTCGCGATCTCGACGGCCTATCAACTGTGGACTCGACGCTGGTTCTACCTCCACTCGCTAGTCGCGAACGTCTCGCCGGAGAAAACGGGGATCGGGAACAGGAGGTCGTAA
- a CDS encoding TrmB family transcriptional regulator, producing the protein MVAFDEEQAEAEALDRLQDLGLSQYEAQTLINLLRLGTGTAQDITRVNNVPRTRVYEAADRLHELGFVDIQHTTPRKFTVISKETIVRMLNTKRETTITELRECLEEIGPAQPQREQFGVWTVTGREAVTSRIDEFITEADEQIVYMTVDELLTDAHIDALQAAADRGVDIYLAGISGAVEDRVREEVPSIELFETLWEWQDTPAGSLLITDEETALVSALVNGASGADEIEETAIWGAGDRNSLVVVLRAIFTWRLDDSRSA; encoded by the coding sequence ATGGTAGCGTTCGACGAAGAGCAGGCTGAAGCCGAGGCACTCGACCGGTTACAGGATCTTGGGTTGTCCCAGTACGAAGCCCAGACGCTCATCAACCTCTTGCGGCTCGGGACGGGTACTGCGCAGGACATCACTCGTGTCAACAACGTTCCCCGAACACGGGTGTACGAAGCGGCGGATCGACTCCACGAACTGGGGTTCGTCGACATCCAGCACACGACGCCGCGAAAATTTACGGTGATCTCGAAGGAGACCATCGTCCGTATGCTCAACACCAAACGCGAAACCACGATTACCGAACTCAGGGAGTGTCTGGAGGAGATCGGCCCCGCCCAGCCACAGCGCGAGCAGTTCGGCGTCTGGACGGTCACCGGTCGAGAGGCAGTGACCTCCCGCATCGACGAGTTCATCACTGAGGCAGACGAGCAGATCGTCTACATGACCGTCGACGAGTTACTCACCGACGCCCATATCGACGCGCTGCAGGCCGCCGCCGACCGGGGGGTCGATATCTATCTGGCGGGCATCTCGGGGGCGGTCGAAGATCGCGTTCGGGAGGAGGTGCCGTCGATCGAGCTGTTCGAAACCCTCTGGGAGTGGCAGGATACACCCGCCGGGAGCCTGTTGATCACCGACGAAGAGACGGCGCTCGTCAGCGCGCTCGTGAACGGGGCTAGCGGTGCCGACGAGATCGAGGAGACGGCGATCTGGGGCGCTGGCGACCGCAACAGTCTCGTCGTCGTCCTGCGAGCCATCTTCACGTGGCGACTCGACGACAGTCGATCCGCGTGA
- a CDS encoding signal peptidase I gives MTESKSDPSTGIARRLETFRKRIPWWRLANFVGLLVLLTVVLPFVVYAVPQVVGANQSYVVLSGSMEPTISPGDAIIVESVEPSAIDEGDVITFTRDGNAYTTTHRVTEIRDSEAGLEFRTKGDANAQADQAPVAASQVEGRVASIGGVALVIPLVGNVVQFAGTTVGFGVLVVVPLGALVLTEAWNRRSETGARDGAGDAQSGSERGWLTLQPADLKLTLLVTSAFAAYSVWIASIVLSFWTIAVAASTVTAFLLLARLYTSSGGVR, from the coding sequence ATGACCGAGTCAAAGAGCGATCCGTCGACCGGAATCGCGCGACGACTCGAGACGTTTCGGAAGCGAATCCCCTGGTGGCGACTCGCGAATTTCGTCGGATTACTCGTCTTGCTGACGGTCGTCCTCCCGTTCGTCGTCTACGCGGTGCCACAGGTCGTCGGCGCGAATCAGAGCTACGTGGTTCTCTCCGGCAGCATGGAACCCACGATCAGCCCCGGCGACGCGATCATCGTCGAGTCGGTCGAACCGTCGGCGATCGACGAGGGAGACGTCATCACGTTTACCCGGGATGGGAACGCCTACACCACGACCCATCGCGTCACCGAGATACGCGACTCAGAGGCCGGTCTCGAGTTCCGGACGAAAGGCGATGCGAACGCTCAGGCCGATCAGGCGCCCGTGGCGGCCTCGCAGGTCGAGGGTCGCGTGGCATCGATCGGTGGCGTCGCTCTCGTGATCCCGCTCGTCGGTAACGTCGTCCAGTTCGCGGGTACGACGGTCGGATTCGGCGTGCTGGTCGTCGTTCCGCTCGGCGCGCTCGTGCTCACAGAGGCCTGGAACCGGCGTTCGGAAACCGGGGCGAGAGACGGGGCCGGGGACGCCCAGTCCGGATCGGAGCGTGGCTGGCTTACGCTCCAGCCCGCCGACCTCAAACTGACGCTCCTCGTGACCAGTGCGTTCGCCGCGTACAGCGTCTGGATTGCCTCGATCGTGCTCTCGTTCTGGACCATCGCCGTGGCGGCCAGCACCGTCACGGCCTTCCTGTTACTCGCGAGGCTGTACACCTCGAGCGGAGGTGTCCGATGA
- a CDS encoding DUF7344 domain-containing protein has product MSQTTYNISTETALHLVANQRRRSVLTQLIESERNDVALDELAEHLSPENPPPGPGETMSSERLLLDLYHNHLPKLEEAGLVEYDDRTETVRYHPNDHVEKLHQFVTTELE; this is encoded by the coding sequence ATGAGTCAGACCACCTACAACATATCGACCGAAACGGCGCTACACCTCGTCGCCAACCAACGACGCCGATCGGTTCTCACGCAGTTGATCGAGAGTGAGCGAAACGATGTGGCGCTGGACGAACTCGCCGAGCACCTATCGCCGGAGAACCCTCCCCCAGGCCCAGGTGAAACGATGAGTTCCGAACGACTTCTTCTCGATTTGTATCACAACCATCTCCCGAAACTGGAAGAGGCCGGCCTCGTCGAATACGACGACCGAACGGAAACGGTTCGCTATCACCCGAACGACCACGTCGAAAAACTGCACCAGTTCGTCACCACTGAACTCGAGTAG
- a CDS encoding beta-propeller domain-containing protein, with the protein MGFDRQVLAVALVALLVGSSVGFAFAGELGGTRPAAADTNGLENRQLSNDTPQPSIEQFDTEAAFADYLRASNEGSGSFGFGMGGPVDTVEEEATDDAADGDGASGNGGNGNGNDAASGDSSSGADERRYAETNVQEAMLDEPDILKTDGQTVYYGDRRFHGGSATHVIDASTPNDPTALSEIPRSGEMLLTDDDVLVQFDRNRLRGYDVSSPEDPEAAWSTDFEGHLEAARLYDGDIYLVMADRVSPAEPCPVEPLGDDGPAVDCTDVHYPSDQNGADTVYTTLRLDPTSGEVTDSVSFLGSSYTTATYVSENGVYLTYVDSPSHADVRLEFLLTIGEAYLDDRALERLERLQGYDLSEHATMVEIEAILADWRAGLDDDERRTKERELREAWEEYVEENKRAFDRTGIVKVGFGGDLSVDAGGAVPGTPLNQWSMDEHDDHLRIATTINAPGAEWENDLYVLDSDLEVTGSVTGMGVDERVYSVRYEGDKAYVVTFRQIDPFHVIDVSDHENPVLEGELKLPGYSDYLHPLGEERILGIGQEDGKVKAVIFDASDPENPVIEDDEILEDRWSAVSESHNAFLLDERHGVFFLPGSEGGHVYAYEDGLEHVMTVDTDGPAFRATYIDDSLYVFGEGELVVVDQTTWEEVKRLEL; encoded by the coding sequence ATGGGATTCGATCGACAGGTGCTGGCAGTCGCCCTCGTCGCCCTGCTCGTAGGCTCGAGCGTGGGATTCGCCTTCGCTGGCGAACTCGGTGGGACGAGGCCGGCGGCAGCCGACACCAACGGACTGGAGAATCGACAGCTATCGAACGACACTCCTCAGCCGAGTATCGAGCAGTTCGACACCGAGGCGGCGTTCGCCGACTACCTGCGAGCGTCGAACGAGGGCTCCGGGTCCTTCGGCTTCGGGATGGGCGGGCCGGTCGACACCGTCGAGGAAGAAGCTACCGACGACGCTGCGGACGGAGACGGAGCGAGCGGTAACGGTGGGAACGGCAACGGGAACGACGCGGCCAGCGGTGACTCGTCCTCGGGTGCCGACGAACGCCGCTACGCCGAGACGAACGTCCAGGAGGCGATGCTGGACGAGCCCGACATCCTGAAGACCGACGGCCAGACCGTCTACTACGGCGACCGGCGCTTCCACGGTGGGAGCGCGACCCACGTCATCGACGCCTCGACGCCGAACGACCCGACGGCGCTGAGCGAGATTCCGCGCTCGGGCGAGATGCTCCTGACCGACGACGACGTCCTGGTGCAGTTCGACCGCAATCGCCTGCGCGGCTACGACGTCTCGAGCCCCGAAGATCCCGAAGCGGCCTGGTCGACGGACTTCGAGGGTCACCTCGAGGCGGCTCGCCTCTACGACGGCGACATCTACCTCGTCATGGCCGACCGCGTCTCGCCGGCCGAACCCTGTCCGGTCGAGCCGCTCGGCGACGACGGCCCCGCGGTCGACTGTACGGACGTCCACTACCCGAGCGATCAGAACGGCGCCGACACGGTGTACACGACGCTGCGCCTGGACCCCACAAGCGGCGAGGTCACGGACTCGGTGAGTTTCCTCGGGTCGTCGTACACGACCGCAACCTACGTCTCCGAGAACGGCGTCTACCTGACGTACGTGGACTCGCCGTCCCACGCCGACGTTCGCCTCGAGTTCCTCCTGACGATCGGTGAGGCGTACCTCGACGACCGGGCGCTCGAGCGACTCGAACGTTTGCAGGGCTACGACCTCTCTGAACACGCGACGATGGTGGAAATCGAAGCCATCCTCGCTGACTGGCGGGCCGGACTCGACGACGACGAGCGCCGCACCAAAGAGCGCGAACTCCGCGAGGCCTGGGAGGAGTACGTCGAGGAGAACAAGCGAGCGTTCGACCGGACGGGGATCGTCAAGGTCGGATTCGGTGGCGACCTCTCCGTCGACGCCGGCGGCGCCGTCCCCGGTACGCCGCTCAACCAGTGGTCGATGGACGAACACGACGACCACCTGCGCATCGCGACGACGATCAACGCCCCGGGGGCCGAGTGGGAGAACGACCTCTACGTGCTCGATTCAGACCTCGAGGTGACCGGCTCGGTCACCGGTATGGGCGTCGACGAGCGGGTCTACTCCGTGCGCTACGAGGGCGACAAGGCCTACGTCGTCACGTTCCGCCAGATCGACCCGTTCCACGTCATCGACGTCTCCGACCACGAAAACCCGGTGCTCGAGGGTGAACTCAAGCTCCCGGGCTACTCCGACTACCTCCACCCGCTCGGCGAGGAACGAATTCTGGGAATCGGACAGGAAGACGGGAAGGTCAAGGCCGTCATCTTCGATGCGAGCGATCCCGAGAACCCGGTGATCGAGGACGACGAGATCCTCGAGGACCGCTGGTCGGCCGTCAGCGAGAGTCACAACGCCTTCCTGCTCGACGAACGCCACGGCGTGTTCTTCCTGCCGGGCAGCGAGGGCGGCCACGTCTACGCCTACGAGGACGGCCTCGAGCACGTGATGACCGTCGACACCGATGGTCCGGCCTTCCGGGCGACCTACATCGACGACTCGCTGTACGTCTTTGGCGAGGGCGAACTGGTCGTCGTCGACCAGACGACCTGGGAGGAGGTGAAGCGACTCGAGCTTTAG
- a CDS encoding HalOD1 output domain-containing protein — protein MVSSDREGDAQVSESAAVCLRKTYDWSATAPSFAVIDALATVESVDPAELLTVFETTLYDHADLEAFDIRVRERKSESIAVTISIDRYQVRFDGDELIVSEPNDPSSP, from the coding sequence ATGGTCAGTAGTGATCGAGAGGGGGATGCGCAGGTGTCAGAATCGGCTGCCGTTTGTCTCCGGAAGACGTACGACTGGTCGGCAACGGCACCGAGTTTCGCCGTGATCGACGCCCTCGCGACCGTCGAGAGCGTCGACCCAGCCGAGTTGCTGACCGTGTTCGAGACGACGCTCTACGATCACGCCGACCTGGAAGCGTTCGATATCCGCGTCCGAGAGCGGAAATCGGAATCGATCGCCGTCACAATTTCGATCGACCGCTACCAGGTCCGATTCGACGGTGACGAACTGATCGTCTCAGAACCGAACGATCCCTCATCACCGTAA
- a CDS encoding vWA domain-containing protein, producing the protein MTDDGIELTRRKILGSVGAVGLAGAGAGLGTSAYFSDEETFRNNTINAGEFDLLLDYRLTYHGGSGRLEHIREMKDGRYADAKELDEEEGVYLLEQVPDAMVIVDGEYLKWDEAVREVGWCDHKLRKEMVNGDEIAPIELGDVKPGDSGCLTTSLHLCDNAGYIWMNGGLTANDDNGFTDPESEVDATVGAGDGELANNIETRVWYDENCDCELDQEGEGGGTVDIVLVLDRSGSMSSSMTAMKDAAKGLVDELDNAVANVGVVSYSSSATLDQKLTSDHGTVKTAIDGLSSSGQTHIVDGVETAQEELTDGTNARPDAEKIMVVMSDGEHNQGGDPVDAADDAKGEGIEIYTVAFGSADESTLQDMASDPWDAHFFQAANENELIDAFSQIGRIIAGERVIFEGTLEELTSLLSTGHGIPLDGNRETSYDEVVDGEPADGDDDHREPFGPKRTHCIGLEWELPPTVGNEVQSDSVVFDVGFYAEQARHNDGRGVSS; encoded by the coding sequence ATGACAGACGACGGAATCGAACTAACGCGACGGAAGATCCTCGGGAGCGTCGGCGCAGTTGGCCTCGCCGGCGCCGGTGCGGGATTAGGTACGAGCGCGTATTTCAGCGACGAGGAAACGTTCCGGAACAACACGATCAACGCGGGCGAATTCGATCTTCTGCTCGACTATCGACTGACCTACCACGGGGGGTCAGGGCGTCTCGAGCATATCCGTGAAATGAAGGATGGACGATACGCGGATGCGAAGGAACTCGACGAAGAGGAAGGTGTCTACCTCCTGGAACAAGTTCCAGACGCGATGGTGATCGTTGACGGCGAGTACCTCAAATGGGACGAGGCTGTCCGTGAGGTCGGCTGGTGCGACCACAAGCTACGGAAAGAGATGGTCAACGGCGACGAAATAGCGCCGATCGAACTCGGGGACGTCAAACCCGGGGATTCGGGCTGTCTTACGACGAGTCTCCACCTCTGTGACAATGCGGGATACATCTGGATGAACGGTGGACTGACGGCGAACGACGATAATGGATTTACCGACCCGGAGTCGGAAGTCGACGCGACGGTTGGAGCCGGAGATGGGGAGCTGGCAAATAATATTGAAACGCGCGTATGGTACGACGAGAACTGCGACTGCGAACTCGATCAAGAAGGGGAGGGCGGGGGAACGGTCGACATCGTGCTCGTCCTCGACCGGTCCGGTTCGATGTCGAGCTCGATGACGGCAATGAAGGATGCCGCGAAAGGACTCGTGGACGAACTCGATAACGCCGTTGCCAACGTTGGCGTCGTGAGCTACTCGAGTTCGGCGACGCTCGACCAAAAACTGACCAGCGACCACGGCACCGTAAAAACAGCCATTGACGGATTGTCCTCGAGCGGCCAGACCCATATCGTCGACGGCGTGGAAACGGCACAGGAGGAACTCACTGACGGGACAAACGCCCGCCCCGACGCGGAGAAGATCATGGTCGTCATGTCCGACGGGGAACACAATCAGGGCGGCGATCCGGTGGATGCGGCCGACGACGCCAAAGGTGAGGGTATCGAAATATACACCGTCGCGTTCGGCTCTGCGGACGAAAGTACTCTGCAGGATATGGCCAGCGATCCGTGGGATGCTCACTTCTTCCAGGCCGCCAACGAGAACGAGCTGATCGACGCCTTCAGCCAGATCGGTCGGATCATCGCCGGTGAACGCGTTATCTTCGAAGGAACGCTCGAGGAACTCACGTCGCTCCTTTCGACGGGCCACGGCATCCCGCTCGACGGGAATCGAGAGACCAGCTACGACGAGGTCGTCGACGGCGAGCCTGCCGACGGAGACGACGATCACCGCGAGCCGTTCGGCCCGAAGCGAACCCACTGTATCGGTCTCGAATGGGAGCTCCCACCCACCGTCGGAAACGAGGTGCAGTCGGACTCGGTCGTCTTCGACGTCGGCTTCTACGCCGAACAGGCGCGGCACAACGACGGGAGGGGCGTCTCGTCGTAA
- a CDS encoding DUF5806 family protein gives MDEDTGRDDDLERTKQTGGEEQPSNVAEASLEGDSSEPTPDDDPSQSSPDDDSEQTPMPGVPEPDAVDEDDEIPADVQKYARFQKMDGAQYDRVNEFLRDRTYVTAREWAIARLCSDFRTETGVEMTKIGENLPELVPFMTDTYTPQAVNQARSSFEEKVRKSGATFLYGAMCDFFTAEELDDVMYEATEVAKFLLEVEGVDLSVEDELEAEERISSVMREVREASKELREEET, from the coding sequence ATGGACGAGGACACTGGACGGGACGACGATTTGGAACGGACCAAGCAGACGGGTGGGGAGGAACAGCCGTCGAACGTGGCCGAGGCATCCCTGGAGGGCGACTCGAGCGAACCGACGCCAGACGACGACCCGAGCCAATCGAGTCCAGACGACGACTCGGAGCAAACGCCAATGCCCGGCGTCCCCGAACCCGACGCCGTCGACGAGGACGACGAGATCCCGGCCGACGTCCAGAAGTACGCCCGCTTCCAGAAGATGGACGGCGCCCAGTACGACCGGGTCAACGAGTTCCTGCGCGACCGGACGTACGTCACCGCCCGCGAGTGGGCCATCGCCCGACTCTGTTCGGACTTTCGGACCGAGACGGGCGTCGAGATGACCAAAATCGGCGAGAACCTGCCCGAACTCGTGCCGTTCATGACCGACACCTACACGCCTCAGGCGGTCAACCAGGCCCGGTCGTCATTCGAGGAGAAGGTCCGAAAGTCGGGCGCGACCTTCCTCTACGGCGCGATGTGTGACTTCTTCACCGCGGAGGAACTCGACGACGTGATGTACGAGGCCACCGAGGTCGCGAAGTTCCTCCTGGAGGTCGAGGGCGTCGACCTCTCCGTCGAGGACGAACTGGAGGCCGAAGAGCGCATCTCGAGCGTGATGCGCGAGGTTCGCGAGGCGAGCAAGGAACTCCGGGAGGAGGAAACGTAG